A stretch of the Flavobacterium aquiphilum genome encodes the following:
- the purD gene encoding phosphoribosylamine--glycine ligase, which yields MNILLLGSGGREHAFAWKMIQSPLCDTLFVAPGNAGTAQIAKNIDISATDFGAIKALVIKENIEMVVVGPEDPLVKGVYDFFLNDQALKDIPVIGPSKIGATLEGSKEFAKEFLMKHNIPTAAYDSFTAETVEKGCEFLETLQPPYVLKADGLAAGKGVLIIQDLAEAKTELRNMLVNQKFGAASAKVVIEEFLDGIELSCFVLTDGKSYKILPTAKDYKRIGEGDTGLNTGGMGAVSPVPYVDAVLMEKIETRIVKPTIAGLQKDGIPYKGFVFIGLINVNNEPLVIEYNVRMGDPETEVVVPRLKSDLVELFLAVANEKLGEFNLEVDERSATTVMIVSGGYPEDFEKGKVITGFEKITDSIVFHAGTKLDNGNVVTNGGRVMAITSYGDNFQEALSKSYKNVDQLHFEKMYFRKDIGFDLI from the coding sequence ATGAATATTTTACTATTAGGATCAGGAGGAAGAGAGCATGCTTTTGCATGGAAAATGATTCAAAGCCCGCTTTGCGACACACTTTTTGTAGCTCCGGGAAATGCCGGAACTGCTCAAATTGCAAAAAACATTGACATCAGTGCCACTGATTTTGGAGCCATAAAAGCATTGGTAATCAAAGAAAATATTGAAATGGTTGTGGTTGGGCCGGAAGATCCTTTGGTGAAAGGAGTTTATGATTTTTTCCTAAACGATCAGGCTTTAAAAGATATTCCGGTAATTGGACCTTCAAAAATTGGAGCAACATTGGAAGGAAGCAAGGAGTTTGCCAAAGAATTTTTGATGAAACACAACATTCCAACGGCTGCTTATGATAGTTTTACTGCTGAAACTGTAGAAAAAGGATGTGAATTTCTAGAAACGTTACAACCTCCTTATGTTTTAAAAGCTGATGGATTAGCAGCAGGAAAAGGGGTTTTGATTATTCAGGATCTGGCGGAAGCCAAAACGGAATTAAGAAATATGCTAGTGAACCAAAAATTTGGTGCCGCTAGTGCCAAAGTGGTTATCGAAGAGTTTCTCGACGGAATCGAATTGAGTTGTTTTGTTTTGACAGACGGGAAAAGCTACAAAATTTTGCCAACAGCCAAAGATTATAAACGAATTGGTGAAGGAGATACAGGATTGAATACAGGTGGAATGGGAGCTGTTTCTCCGGTTCCTTATGTGGATGCTGTTTTGATGGAAAAAATTGAAACACGTATTGTAAAACCTACTATCGCTGGTTTGCAAAAAGACGGAATTCCGTACAAAGGTTTCGTTTTTATCGGATTGATTAATGTTAACAATGAACCATTAGTTATCGAATATAACGTGAGAATGGGAGATCCGGAAACCGAAGTGGTTGTTCCAAGATTAAAATCGGATTTAGTGGAGTTGTTTTTGGCTGTGGCCAATGAAAAATTAGGCGAATTCAATTTGGAAGTTGACGAAAGAAGCGCAACTACTGTTATGATTGTTTCTGGTGGATATCCTGAAGATTTTGAAAAAGGAAAAGTAATTACCGGATTTGAAAAAATTACCGATTCTATCGTTTTTCATGCGGGAACCAAATTGGACAACGGTAACGTAGTAACAAATGGAGGAAGAGTAATGGCAATTACTTCTTATGGAGATAATTTCCAGGAAGCCTTGAGTAAATCATACAAAAATGTAGATCAGCTGCATTTTGAAAAAATGTATTTTAGAAAAGATATCGGTTTCGATTTAATCTAA
- a CDS encoding DUF6427 family protein, with protein MITSVFKKSTPLNFSLVVILMLVFFFLYQIHDVSWTNSIFSILKSVGLLLVLLATIFLSSFVSKRNGLSRDSTYTAFFYFLFLLFFPDLLNNTNLILANFFVLLAIRRLVSLQTLKETKEKLFDASLWIFVASLFQFWSILYIVLVFISVVFHVSRDYRNWVIPFIALFAVTILFVLCSLIFDFHSIAFLQEKSQISLSLDYFTNNYQNAAFSIYATVALFFVISMFSTLSSRPLVLLSSYKKIIASFFIGVFVFVLSDHKSNELLIFTFAPLSIMATSHIELSKPQLKEEIVLYVLLACSLFTFFSQL; from the coding sequence ATGATAACAAGTGTTTTTAAAAAATCTACACCATTAAATTTTTCTTTGGTGGTTATTTTAATGCTGGTTTTCTTTTTTCTATATCAAATCCATGATGTTTCTTGGACAAATTCAATTTTTTCCATTCTTAAAAGTGTAGGATTATTGTTGGTTTTACTGGCTACTATTTTCCTTTCCAGTTTTGTTTCAAAACGCAACGGACTCAGCAGAGACAGCACATACACCGCTTTTTTTTATTTTTTATTTCTGCTCTTCTTTCCGGATTTATTAAATAACACAAATCTGATTCTTGCCAATTTTTTTGTTCTCTTGGCGATTAGGAGGCTTGTTTCTTTGCAGACTTTGAAAGAAACAAAAGAAAAACTTTTTGATGCGTCATTGTGGATTTTTGTAGCATCTTTATTTCAGTTTTGGAGTATTTTATATATAGTTTTGGTTTTTATATCAGTAGTATTTCACGTTTCGAGGGATTATAGAAACTGGGTTATTCCTTTTATTGCTCTTTTTGCGGTAACAATATTGTTTGTTTTGTGCTCTTTAATTTTTGATTTTCATAGTATTGCTTTTTTGCAGGAGAAAAGTCAAATTAGTTTGAGCCTTGATTATTTTACCAATAATTATCAAAATGCGGCATTTTCTATTTATGCGACAGTTGCATTGTTTTTCGTGATATCTATGTTTTCAACTTTATCCAGTAGGCCATTAGTATTGCTTTCATCGTATAAAAAAATAATAGCTTCGTTTTTTATTGGAGTTTTTGTATTTGTTTTATCTGATCATAAAAGCAACGAATTATTGATTTTTACTTTTGCACCTTTGTCAATAATGGCTACATCACACATTGAACTATCAAAACCACAATTAAAAGAGGAAATCGTTTTGTACGTGCTTTTGGCTTGCAGCCTTTTTACTTTCTTTTCACAGTTATAA
- a CDS encoding MATE family efflux transporter, whose product MVKKLWNQLLKANRNPLVKQSLITLVLRVFGVITLFGFTVFLTKTYPPEIVGQYDFVRSFLLVVGSICLLGCDQSVLYFKGRLSGYSTLEGIKKVYAKMVGLLLLMSILFLLIFRCLDEQFVNHYFNDSKVYGILLKSIMVLFFYGLSTLNTEVFRALDHFYVAELFRNTIKYIPLIVGAVLLSYFESEAYLAEVFLAGFVLLSIITTVIVFFYFSKAKIENETLDFTYKEIFTKSYPIAISGMALFLLMSFDILFLKKYWSDATVAFYSVAIKLMTILSVIILSVNITVSTKISESFFSQRKTDLVKTTRHASRLIFLMTFPSVLVICFFPEYVLGFFGKGYLAAKRALLILMIGQGICSAFGSATVYLNMTGRQHIFQIILIIAVFFNFILNRILIPEYGMIGGAISFVFSSFFWNCTSAIVIYRKDKVNVFLS is encoded by the coding sequence ATGGTAAAAAAATTGTGGAATCAACTGCTGAAAGCCAACCGAAATCCATTGGTGAAACAAAGCTTAATTACTTTGGTTTTGCGGGTTTTTGGCGTAATTACATTGTTCGGTTTCACTGTTTTTTTGACCAAAACCTATCCACCCGAAATTGTTGGACAATATGACTTTGTTCGTTCTTTTCTATTGGTAGTCGGAAGTATTTGTTTGTTAGGATGCGACCAGTCGGTTTTGTATTTCAAAGGAAGGTTGAGTGGTTATTCCACTTTAGAAGGGATCAAAAAGGTATATGCCAAAATGGTCGGACTTTTGCTCCTGATGTCTATTCTGTTTCTTTTGATATTTAGGTGTCTCGACGAACAATTTGTAAATCATTATTTTAATGATTCGAAAGTTTACGGCATTCTTTTGAAATCAATAATGGTATTGTTTTTTTATGGGTTATCGACTTTGAATACAGAAGTTTTTCGTGCCTTGGATCATTTTTATGTAGCCGAGCTTTTTAGGAACACCATTAAATATATTCCGTTGATTGTTGGTGCTGTTTTGCTCTCTTACTTTGAGTCGGAGGCTTATCTGGCTGAGGTTTTCCTCGCAGGTTTTGTTCTTCTTTCGATAATAACAACCGTTATCGTTTTCTTTTATTTTAGCAAAGCAAAAATTGAGAACGAGACTTTGGATTTTACCTATAAAGAAATATTTACCAAGTCATATCCCATTGCAATTAGCGGAATGGCTTTGTTTTTATTGATGAGCTTTGATATTCTTTTTTTAAAGAAATATTGGAGTGATGCAACTGTTGCTTTTTATTCGGTGGCAATAAAGCTGATGACTATTCTTTCGGTAATAATTCTTTCTGTAAATATTACGGTTTCGACCAAAATTTCAGAATCTTTTTTTAGTCAAAGAAAGACAGATTTAGTCAAAACAACCCGACATGCTTCTCGTTTAATTTTCCTGATGACTTTTCCGTCAGTGCTTGTGATTTGTTTTTTTCCTGAATATGTTTTAGGTTTTTTCGGAAAAGGATATTTGGCAGCCAAAAGGGCTTTACTAATTTTAATGATTGGTCAAGGAATTTGCTCTGCGTTTGGATCAGCTACCGTTTATTTGAATATGACCGGACGGCAGCATATTTTTCAAATCATCTTGATAATTGCAGTGTTTTTTAATTTTATTTTGAATCGGATTTTAATACCGGAATATGGAATGATTGGCGGGGCAATTTCATTTGTTTTCAGCTCATTTTTTTGGAATTGTACTTCGGCAATTGTTATTTATAGAAAGGACAAAGTGAACGTTTTTTTGAGTTAG
- a CDS encoding UDP-glucuronic acid decarboxylase family protein, protein MKRVLITGAAGFLGSHLCDRFIKEGYHVIGMDNLITGDLKNIEHLFKLEHFEFYHHDITKFVHVPGKLDYILHFASPASPIDYLKIPIQTLKVGSLGTHNLLGLARVKKARILIASTSEVYGDPLVHPQTEEYYGNVNTIGPRGVYDEAKRFQESITMAYHTFHGVETRIVRIFNTYGPRMRLNDGRVIPAFIGQAIRGEDLTIFGDGMQTRSFCYVDDQVEGIYRLLHSDYVYPVNIGNPDEITIKDFAEEIIKLTGTSQKVVYRPLPINDPLQRQPDTTKAKELLGWEAKVNRAEGMKLTYDYFKSLSKEELSKEEHKDFSKYIN, encoded by the coding sequence ATGAAAAGAGTACTCATCACCGGGGCGGCAGGATTTTTAGGATCTCATTTATGTGATCGTTTTATCAAGGAAGGTTATCACGTAATAGGAATGGATAATTTGATCACAGGTGATTTAAAAAATATTGAGCATTTGTTCAAATTGGAACATTTTGAGTTTTACCATCACGATATTACCAAGTTTGTGCATGTTCCAGGAAAATTGGATTATATTCTACATTTTGCTTCTCCGGCAAGTCCTATAGATTATCTTAAAATTCCAATTCAGACCTTGAAAGTGGGTTCATTAGGGACTCACAATTTATTAGGTTTGGCAAGAGTAAAAAAAGCTAGAATCCTTATCGCTTCAACATCTGAGGTCTATGGTGATCCATTGGTTCATCCACAAACAGAGGAATACTACGGAAACGTAAATACGATTGGACCTCGAGGAGTTTATGATGAAGCTAAACGTTTTCAGGAATCTATCACGATGGCTTATCATACTTTTCATGGCGTTGAAACCCGAATAGTCCGAATTTTCAACACTTATGGGCCAAGGATGCGTCTCAATGACGGACGTGTAATTCCTGCGTTTATCGGGCAGGCTATTCGTGGCGAAGATTTGACCATTTTTGGTGATGGAATGCAAACCCGTTCTTTTTGTTATGTAGACGATCAGGTGGAAGGAATTTACAGATTATTGCATTCTGATTATGTGTATCCGGTAAACATTGGGAATCCTGACGAAATCACTATCAAAGATTTTGCTGAAGAAATTATAAAATTGACAGGAACTAGCCAAAAAGTGGTTTATCGTCCTTTACCGATAAATGATCCGTTGCAACGTCAGCCAGATACAACAAAAGCCAAAGAATTATTGGGTTGGGAAGCCAAAGTGAATCGTGCGGAAGGAATGAAACTTACCTACGATTATTTTAAATCGTTATCCAAAGAAGAGTTATCCAAAGAAGAACATAAAGATTTTTCTAAGTATATTAATTAG
- a CDS encoding glycosyltransferase family 2 protein: MVKSHVSIITPSFNSEKFIAETILSAQNQTHQNWEMIIVDDCSTDDTVSIVQHFAENDKRILFFQLNQNSGAGIARETALSKAKGDYIAFLDADDLWKPLKLEKQLQFLKDNKANFTFSFYECIDEVGNRLNKRVEAPKTLSYRQLFFCNYVGNLTGIYEKNYFGKIAISTTRKRQDWMVWLTILKKIKKAKPVPESLAFYRIRNNSLSASKVDLLKHNFAVYRSFHGLNYVSSMIIMIGFLFTQLIIKPLYVKKI; encoded by the coding sequence ATGGTAAAATCTCATGTGTCTATAATAACTCCTTCGTTCAACTCTGAGAAATTCATTGCTGAAACGATTCTTTCGGCGCAAAATCAAACGCATCAAAATTGGGAAATGATTATAGTGGATGATTGCTCTACAGACGATACAGTTTCCATTGTCCAGCATTTTGCAGAGAATGATAAAAGAATACTTTTTTTTCAACTGAATCAAAATTCAGGTGCCGGAATCGCCAGAGAAACGGCTTTATCAAAAGCTAAGGGAGATTATATCGCTTTTTTGGATGCTGATGATTTGTGGAAACCTTTAAAACTGGAAAAACAACTTCAATTTTTAAAAGACAATAAAGCCAATTTTACATTCTCTTTCTACGAATGTATCGATGAGGTTGGAAATCGCTTAAACAAAAGGGTAGAAGCGCCAAAAACTCTTTCGTATCGTCAATTATTTTTTTGCAACTATGTTGGAAATCTTACCGGGATTTATGAGAAAAACTATTTTGGGAAAATAGCTATTTCTACAACCCGTAAACGTCAGGATTGGATGGTTTGGCTTACTATTTTAAAAAAAATAAAAAAGGCGAAACCCGTTCCCGAAAGTTTAGCTTTTTATCGAATTCGAAACAATTCACTTTCGGCTTCAAAAGTTGATTTATTGAAACATAATTTTGCTGTTTACAGGAGTTTTCACGGTCTCAATTATGTGAGTTCAATGATTATTATGATTGGATTTCTTTTTACCCAATTAATTATAAAACCGCTTTACGTTAAGAAGATTTAG
- a CDS encoding ORF6N domain-containing protein, with amino-acid sequence MENEILLSEELISNKIYFIRNQKVMLDRDLASLYGIETKVLNQAVKRNISRFPEDFMFELNKSEFENWRSQFVTSNSDKMGLRHLPSVFTEHGVLMLSSVLKSDKAIQTNIQIMRIFTKVRKMLLDTTEIKVDILHIQKKLENHDKNIELVFSYLDELTDKKDTEQPRTKIGYKK; translated from the coding sequence ATGGAAAACGAAATACTACTTTCAGAAGAATTGATTTCTAACAAAATCTATTTCATTCGAAACCAAAAAGTTATGTTAGATAGAGATTTAGCATCACTTTATGGAATTGAGACCAAAGTTTTAAATCAAGCTGTAAAAAGAAATATATCCAGATTTCCTGAAGATTTTATGTTTGAACTTAATAAATCAGAGTTTGAAAATTGGAGGTCACAATTTGTGACTTCCAATTCAGATAAGATGGGTTTACGCCATTTACCTTCTGTTTTCACCGAACACGGAGTTTTGATGTTATCTAGTGTTCTAAAAAGCGATAAAGCCATTCAGACGAATATCCAGATCATGCGTATTTTTACGAAAGTGAGAAAAATGCTTTTGGATACTACAGAAATTAAAGTTGATATTCTCCATATTCAGAAAAAGTTAGAAAACCATGATAAAAATATCGAATTGGTTTTTTCTTATCTGGATGAATTGACGGATAAAAAAGATACTGAACAACCAAGAACAAAAATTGGTTACAAAAAATAA
- a CDS encoding phenylacetate--CoA ligase family protein has product MFKIFDLTLKLNGFPMQEAKAELQRIIAIPEEEFSSFIEQKKVEIVDFHLNNNPFYKELVGTESLKNWSDLPILNKTNLQKPLAERLSLGYNEKSVYLNKTSGSSGHPFVFAKDKFCHALTWASNIYRFGWFGIDFNHSCQARFYGIPLDFIGNKKERFKDFLSHRYRFSIFNLSDKVLEGFLNDFKNKKFDYINGYTSSIVLFAKFLKKKNIVLKDICPTLKVCMVTSEMLFEEDKLLLEKQFGIPIVNEYGASELDLIAFQNPQGEWQVNSETLFVEILDENNQAVPNGTPGRIVITSLFNKAHPFIRYDIGDIGILDEKSTLKKPILKKLIGRTNDVAILPSGKKSPGLTFYYVTKSIIEDDGNVKEFVIKQMKINAFEVEYVSDSELNEEQIEKINQAVSLYLEPNLHFTFNRKTALERNNRGKLKQFTSFL; this is encoded by the coding sequence ATGTTTAAAATATTCGACTTAACACTCAAATTAAACGGATTTCCAATGCAGGAAGCCAAAGCCGAATTGCAGCGAATTATTGCCATTCCTGAGGAAGAATTCAGCTCTTTTATTGAACAAAAAAAAGTGGAAATTGTCGATTTTCACTTAAACAATAATCCTTTTTACAAAGAATTAGTCGGAACTGAATCTTTAAAAAACTGGTCGGATTTACCTATTTTGAACAAAACAAACCTGCAGAAACCTTTAGCAGAAAGGCTTTCTTTGGGTTACAATGAAAAATCAGTTTACCTTAACAAAACATCTGGTTCCAGTGGGCATCCTTTTGTGTTTGCCAAAGATAAATTTTGCCATGCCTTGACTTGGGCATCTAATATTTATCGTTTTGGTTGGTTTGGAATTGATTTTAACCATTCGTGTCAAGCTCGTTTTTATGGAATTCCGTTGGATTTTATTGGAAACAAAAAAGAACGGTTCAAGGATTTTTTAAGTCATCGCTATCGGTTTTCGATATTCAATTTATCTGATAAAGTTTTGGAAGGCTTTTTAAATGATTTCAAAAACAAAAAATTCGATTATATCAATGGTTATACCAGTTCGATTGTTTTGTTTGCCAAATTTTTGAAGAAAAAAAATATTGTTTTAAAGGACATCTGCCCTACTTTGAAAGTATGCATGGTTACTTCCGAAATGCTTTTTGAAGAAGATAAACTCCTCTTGGAAAAGCAATTTGGCATTCCTATTGTCAATGAATATGGGGCTTCAGAATTAGACTTAATTGCTTTTCAAAATCCTCAGGGAGAATGGCAAGTCAATTCAGAGACGTTGTTTGTAGAAATTTTGGACGAAAATAATCAGGCTGTTCCCAATGGAACTCCTGGGAGAATTGTCATTACTTCACTTTTTAATAAAGCACATCCTTTCATCCGATACGATATTGGCGATATTGGCATTTTGGACGAAAAAAGCACTTTGAAAAAACCAATTCTCAAAAAGTTAATTGGCAGGACCAATGATGTAGCTATCTTACCAAGCGGGAAAAAATCACCTGGATTGACTTTTTATTATGTGACCAAAAGTATCATTGAAGACGACGGAAACGTAAAAGAATTTGTCATCAAACAAATGAAGATAAACGCATTTGAAGTGGAATATGTGAGTGATTCAGAACTTAATGAGGAACAAATCGAAAAAATAAATCAAGCTGTTTCGCTTTATCTGGAACCCAATTTACACTTTACTTTCAATCGAAAAACCGCATTGGAAAGAAACAATCGTGGAAAATTGAAACAATTTACTTCTTTTTTGTAA
- a CDS encoding DUF6341 family protein: MTSFFEGIQYLFVNILFAPLDFLRSLELKTWFGANTINWIFMIICAVAIVYWVKQLKIYEEKGEENQDTTAHSFLG; encoded by the coding sequence ATGACATCATTTTTTGAAGGAATACAATACTTATTTGTAAACATTTTATTCGCTCCTTTAGACTTTTTACGTTCATTAGAGCTTAAAACATGGTTTGGTGCCAATACTATCAACTGGATCTTTATGATTATTTGTGCAGTTGCTATCGTTTATTGGGTTAAACAATTGAAAATCTATGAAGAAAAAGGAGAAGAAAATCAAGATACTACTGCTCATTCTTTTTTAGGATAA
- the upp gene encoding uracil phosphoribosyltransferase, translating into MDIHYLSEKNSVLNHFLGQIRNVNIQKDSMRFRRNIERIGEIMAYEMSQSFHYKDVEITTPLGVKKTTEIADQLVICSILRAGLGLHQGFLNYFDNAENGFISAYRHHPNHDDFFDILVEYQAIADINGKNVLLVDPMLATGQSLVAVFNKLMERGTPKEIHIAVIIAAPEGISYLKENLPDSCHLWVGSLDEKLNDKSYIVPGLGDAGDLAYGDKL; encoded by the coding sequence ATGGATATTCATTATTTATCAGAAAAAAACAGTGTTCTAAATCACTTTTTAGGTCAAATTCGGAATGTCAATATCCAAAAAGACAGTATGCGGTTCCGTCGAAATATTGAACGAATTGGAGAAATTATGGCTTATGAAATGAGCCAAAGTTTTCATTACAAAGATGTTGAAATAACAACTCCTCTCGGTGTTAAAAAAACAACCGAAATTGCCGATCAGCTGGTTATATGTTCCATTTTAAGGGCAGGACTTGGGTTACATCAAGGCTTTTTGAACTATTTTGACAATGCCGAAAATGGTTTTATTTCAGCCTACAGGCACCATCCAAATCATGATGATTTCTTTGATATATTAGTAGAATACCAAGCCATTGCCGACATTAACGGTAAAAATGTTTTGCTAGTTGATCCAATGTTGGCTACTGGACAATCTTTGGTAGCAGTTTTTAATAAACTGATGGAAAGAGGTACTCCAAAAGAAATCCACATAGCTGTAATTATTGCCGCTCCTGAAGGCATTTCATACCTTAAAGAAAACTTGCCTGATTCCTGTCATCTTTGGGTTGGTTCTTTGGATGAAAAACTTAATGACAAATCCTATATTGTCCCAGGACTTGGAGATGCCGGAGATTTAGCCTACGGCGATAAATTATAA
- a CDS encoding glycosyltransferase — MKVVHIIEALGGGVYTYFNDLSHYFGDDEIVKDLSTTIIYSGNRKEIDPEKIESEFSKGVSLIKINMVREISPIQDFKSIIHLRSELQKLNPDVVHLHSSKAGILGRIACFLLFKRKKIFYTPHGYAFLRTDVSNLTKKIYWFIEKSFQQLFGGSTIACGDTEYQIAKKLGKSYLIRNGINLEDVQQQFIRSQNSTLTIGTLSRISSQKNPKLFNAIALRFPEYNFVWIGDGELNHELTAPNIKITGWFMDRNEALKKLSSIDIYIQTSLWEGLPIALLEAMAMKKPILATNIIGNKDVVIPNETGFLFNEIEELESYLELLKVDKTRNQFGENAYERCHQLFDKNKNLKALAVLYQQ; from the coding sequence TTGAAAGTTGTCCATATAATTGAAGCATTAGGAGGTGGTGTTTATACTTATTTCAATGATTTGTCCCATTATTTTGGAGACGATGAAATAGTAAAAGATCTATCTACTACAATTATTTATAGCGGAAACCGAAAAGAAATAGATCCCGAAAAAATTGAATCTGAGTTTTCAAAAGGAGTATCGCTGATAAAAATAAATATGGTTCGCGAAATTTCGCCTATTCAGGATTTTAAATCCATTATTCATTTGCGAAGCGAACTTCAAAAACTAAACCCCGATGTAGTCCATCTTCACTCTTCAAAAGCTGGTATTTTAGGTAGAATTGCTTGTTTTTTATTATTCAAAAGAAAGAAAATATTCTATACTCCACATGGTTATGCTTTTCTAAGGACTGATGTTTCAAATTTGACAAAAAAGATATATTGGTTCATCGAAAAAAGTTTCCAGCAATTATTTGGTGGATCCACAATTGCCTGTGGTGATACCGAATATCAAATAGCCAAAAAACTAGGAAAATCGTATTTAATACGAAACGGAATCAATTTAGAAGACGTTCAACAACAGTTTATACGAAGTCAAAATTCAACATTGACAATTGGTACTCTATCAAGAATATCCTCTCAAAAAAACCCAAAACTCTTCAATGCAATTGCCTTGCGTTTTCCTGAATATAATTTTGTTTGGATTGGTGACGGAGAATTAAATCATGAATTAACTGCCCCAAATATTAAAATTACAGGCTGGTTTATGGATAGGAATGAAGCATTAAAAAAACTGTCTTCCATCGATATTTACATCCAAACCTCACTTTGGGAAGGATTGCCTATAGCGCTTTTGGAAGCAATGGCTATGAAAAAACCTATTTTGGCAACCAATATTATCGGTAATAAAGACGTGGTTATTCCAAATGAAACTGGTTTTCTCTTTAATGAAATTGAAGAATTAGAATCTTATTTGGAATTATTAAAAGTCGACAAAACCCGAAATCAATTTGGCGAAAATGCTTATGAAAGATGTCATCAATTATTTGACAAAAACAAAAATTTAAAGGCTTTGGCTGTTCTTTATCAACAATGA
- a CDS encoding O-antigen ligase family protein — protein sequence MTISEKNFNKTINVFLALIAIMMIFRKPCTLLIILFAVFNLFYIKKLNFTKQSLVLVLLIASPLILEIVMFWNNDSLIRGLKSLEKYSSLLVFPLFVLGNYQRIQFLKILRYYCITTTIIILFFFLRFVIYFPELIQNYMNGKDLWEMGYAFSNSIGIHAPALNMHLAFVSISALFLVFETFRLQERWLLKLGYSIIFILSFFFVLFVNTRMALFNALIGFILVFLTEVIRNYSLKKILRIVAVLTITLSAVLFIFVKNNPYMREKYSSVTFAYMDKVGKLDEIKNPEAKVFNALVTRISIWKSGWELAKKNLPFGVGASDGKLELVKYYKQTHQHFLAKYEFPTHNQFLDFLIKFGIVGPLVVLLYIFTIGYLGFDLKNALVFSFFLLFFMSNVTDDFLLRFDGIAFSGLWISIFGSYWLQQKSLLIKNSQSL from the coding sequence ATGACCATTTCCGAAAAAAACTTCAATAAAACAATCAACGTTTTTTTGGCATTGATTGCCATTATGATGATTTTCAGAAAGCCATGTACTTTGCTGATAATATTGTTTGCAGTCTTTAATTTATTCTATATCAAAAAACTGAATTTTACCAAGCAATCGCTAGTCTTGGTACTTCTTATTGCCTCTCCTTTGATTTTAGAAATCGTCATGTTTTGGAACAATGATTCGTTAATTAGAGGTCTGAAATCACTTGAGAAATACAGTTCGCTTCTTGTTTTCCCGTTGTTTGTTTTAGGAAATTATCAGCGAATTCAATTTTTGAAGATTCTTCGATATTATTGCATAACAACCACAATTATTATCCTTTTTTTCTTCCTTCGATTTGTCATTTATTTTCCCGAATTGATTCAGAATTATATGAACGGAAAAGACTTATGGGAGATGGGATATGCTTTTTCAAACAGCATCGGAATTCATGCGCCGGCTTTGAATATGCATTTGGCTTTTGTGTCTATTTCAGCTCTGTTTTTAGTTTTTGAAACTTTTCGCTTGCAAGAAAGATGGTTGCTGAAATTGGGTTACAGTATCATTTTTATTCTCTCTTTTTTCTTTGTTCTTTTTGTAAATACAAGAATGGCCTTATTTAATGCATTGATTGGTTTTATTTTAGTTTTTTTGACAGAAGTGATTCGTAATTATAGTTTAAAAAAAATATTGAGAATCGTGGCAGTTTTGACAATAACGTTGAGTGCTGTTCTTTTTATTTTTGTCAAAAACAATCCTTATATGAGAGAGAAATATTCTTCGGTGACTTTTGCTTATATGGATAAAGTTGGGAAACTGGATGAAATTAAAAATCCAGAAGCCAAAGTATTCAATGCGCTTGTTACACGTATTTCTATTTGGAAATCGGGTTGGGAATTGGCAAAGAAAAACCTTCCTTTTGGAGTGGGAGCTTCGGACGGAAAACTGGAATTAGTCAAATATTACAAGCAGACGCACCAACATTTTTTGGCAAAATATGAATTCCCAACGCACAATCAATTTTTGGATTTTCTGATAAAATTTGGGATAGTGGGGCCTTTGGTGGTATTGCTTTATATTTTTACAATTGGTTATTTGGGGTTTGATTTAAAAAATGCACTTGTATTCTCTTTCTTTCTCCTTTTTTTCATGTCCAATGTTACTGATGATTTTTTACTGCGTTTTGATGGTATCGCTTTCAGCGGATTATGGATTTCAATTTTCGGGAGTTACTGGTTGCAACAAAAATCATTGTTGATAAAGAACAGCCAAAGCCTTTAA